In a single window of the Solea solea chromosome 14, fSolSol10.1, whole genome shotgun sequence genome:
- the zgc:195212 gene encoding DUF4554 domain-containing protein encodes MCYYFSHSVNWYVCDQLTATEELIEYHLEDILSNNSQAVTTALQTELKNTLKAEHHRKKGKEKLGSGLQVILSSSICIVSCSSNMDFRNACLNSMKVRDTHELSASLCESLRSVTSWKFTPKSRCYSAQMEEQPEGDGPTGAEPEI; translated from the exons ATGTGTTACTATTTCAGCCACAGTGTTAACTGGTATGTCTGTGATCAACTCACAGCCACTGAGGAGCTGATAGAGTACCACCTGGAGGATATTCTAAGCAACAACAGTCAGGCAGTCACAACGGCCCTGCAGACTGAGCTGAAGAACACACTGAAAGCTGAACATCACAGAAAGAAG GGCAAAGAGAAGTTGGGTTCAGGCCTTCAGGTGATTCTCAGTTCGTCGATCTGTATTGTGAGCTGCAGTAGTAACATGGACTTCAGAAATGCCTGTCTGAACAGCATGAAG GTGCGTGACACTCATGAATTGTCGGCCTCTCTTTGTGAGTCTCTGAGGAGTGTGACATCATGGAAATTCACTCCAAAGAGCAGGTGCTACTCTGCTCAG ATGGAAGAACAGCCTGAGGGTGATGGTCCCACCGGAGCAGAACCAGAAATCTGA
- the pola2 gene encoding DNA polymerase alpha subunit B, with amino-acid sequence MALVNAQTLKSELEMFDVPCQDEIVLDKMVEQCICSRIQADEMVLEWVAYSSTKNGLKLSMDTLEQFEHEVLNKKKSKPSFRKDDTHNRTRDIHSLQELIKAEEEEDNLLDSYSTPAKGSQKRALTTPEHPQSKRSAALLASPGLLLSPASFSPSATPSQKYSQRGGKGEVVVTFGAVQGTRWVGKRSPGADVPLELLEGSEDSLSCSYKYMFQRLRDVRNVLTEKIEELGESLKSHFSIEEFSPVSLPAQDGITVLGQVCCDSNGKLNAQSILLEAGPEQGGQQVPVDISELNAYSLFPGQVVVMEGMNTTGRKLMASKLFEGVPLPFYTPEIKMEMDEVAEPVNVLVACGPYTPSNTLTFDPLLDLITVIVRDRPDVCLLLGPFVDSKHEQIEKAQVTETFEAIFSRCIESIVDGTKSVGCRLVFVPSQRDIHHHFIYPQPPFTLPNLSKDQAKRVSLVPDPCTLLIDGVTFGLTSTDILFHMGAEEISCGTGSDRFSRILKHILTQRSYYPLFPPVEDVNMDYEKFQCFAQMPLTPDVLIIPSELRYFVKDVVGCVCVNPGRLTKGQVGGTYSRLLIHRSTASEDGKRESPCLAAQVVKI; translated from the exons ATGGCGCTGGTCAACGCACAAACCCTGAAATCTGAGTTGGAAATGTTCGACGTTCCCTGTCAGGACGAGATTGTCCTGGATAAGA TGGTGGAGCAGTGCATTTGTAGCAGAATACAGGCAGATGAAATGGTGCTGGAGTGGGTCGCGTACAGCTCCACGAAAAATGGGTTAAAACTCAGCATGGACACACTTGAACAGTTCGAACATGAG GTGTTGAACAAgaaaaaatcaaaaccaagCTTCAGAAAAGATGACACTCATAATAGAACCAGAGACATCCACTCGCTGCAGGAACT AATCAaagctgaagaagaggaggataatCTTCTAGATTCCTACTCTACTCCTGCGAAG ggttcTCAGAAACGAGCACTGACCACTCCTGAACACCCCCAGTCAAAGAGAAGTGCAGCTCTGCTGGCCAGCCctggtctgctgctgtctcCTGCCAGCTTTTCTCCCAG TGCAACTCCTTCACAGAAGTACAGCCAGCGAGGAGGGAAAGGGGAGGTGGTGGTAACGTTTGGCGCTGTGCAGGGAACCCGCTGGGTTGGCAAAAGGTCTCCAGGTGCAGACGTCCCACTGGAGCTCCTGGAAGGTTCTGAAGACTCGCTCAGCTGCAGCTACAAGTACATGTTCCAGAGGCTGCGAGATGTGCGAAATG TGTTGACAGAGAAGATAGAAGAGCTGGGAGAGAGTCTCAAGTCTCATTTCAGCATCGAAGAGTTCTCTCCTGTCTCACTGCCTGCACAG GACGGTATAACCGTGTTGGGTCAGGTGTGCTGTGACAGTAATGGCAAACTAAACGCACAGTCCATTCTGTTGGAGGCTGGGCCTGAGCAAGGTGGTCAGCAAGTACCCGTTGACATATCAGAGCTCAACGCTTACTCCCTGTTTCCTGGTCAG gtggtggtgatggagggGATGAACACAACAGGAAGAAAACTCATGGCTTCCAAACTGTTTGAG GGAGTCCCTCTTCCATTCTACACTCCTGAGATAAAAATGGAGATGGATGAAG TTGCAGAGCCAGTGAATGTGCTTGTGGCCTGTGGACCATACACACCTTCTAACACCCTGACCTTCGACCCTCTGCTCGACCTAATCACCGTGATTGTCAGGGATCGTCCTGATGTCTGTCTGCTG CTGGGCCCATTTGTCGATTCCAAACATGAACAAATTGAG AAAGCTCAAGTAACGGAGACGTTTGAGGCTATTTTCTCAAGATGTATTGAAAGCATCGTGGATGGAACCAAAAG TGTGGGCTGTCGTCTAGTGTTTGTGCCCTCACAGAGAGACATCCACCACCATTTCATCTACCCACAGCCTCCCTTTACACTGCCAAACCTCAGCAAAGACCAGGCCAag CGTGTCTCCCTGGTCCCCGACCCCTGCACCCTGCTGATTGACGGCGTGACCTTTGGTCTGACGTCCACTGACATCCTGTTCCACATGGGTGCAGAGGAAATAAGCTG TGGCACTGGATCGGACAGATTTTCCCGCATTCTGAAACACATTCTGACCCAGAGAAG TTACTACCCGCTGTTCCCGCCCGTGGAAGACGTCAACATGGACTATGAAAAGTTTCAGTGCTTTGCTCAGATGCCGCTCACCCCCGACGTTCTCATCATTCCCTCTGAGCTGCGTTACTTTGTGAAG GACGTAGtcggctgtgtttgtgtcaatcCTGGACGTCTGACCAAAGGTCAAGTGGGCGGGACGTACAGCAGACTGCTCATCCACCGCAGCACTGCATCAGAGGACGGGAAGAGAGAGAGCCCCTGTTTGGCTGCTCAGGTGGTAAAAATCTAA
- the LOC131472277 gene encoding sarcoplasmic reticulum histidine-rich calcium-binding protein-like — protein MAAPRENLLSIGHLTSCERNTFTRQREHCLKKSTYDSLLLQRDRHLRAMHLQQQWQHLKEREHKAQEHNRLLLLQFDKAQDTLREMLSCNAAMKNIRMEYEKYLEERVPEWQQQFKKKSEASQMKKMEDCLSSYLKKTEAEQMAKSPAGHPSLPQKVSAPQGNNNQNSHTDHNQEISYLLSTWLTHLQSQTACLPFTEPGQHQGSSHVPPAFLPPPSTFPHPHHLWPRQDPPDWASPQPDLPRSWTAGAPKIPSESEGLCGQLNMEESPCEREICSHRERVGGGKSSHLSQELDINPVRLCSGHVESSDSGRDFSQAVREKRKKKTRHVSSDQGRCSSEESSRTSRAMVTSEATKVQRSESSGSSQKSSTRGSKRTKEIRGGSAAGSSWKEEVANQTPKIEGNGSEEESFSAAGESVSHSGGSTSEDAENKNPYDQPEDRKEKSESVGVKLEHGVGEMGTQKSEQSSAEEEEEACKNNREGEDGDGEERVVSLSDEEQEGRPVEDDDDEVPGRKSTSGEEEETGTEDEMDDQGDDEGRSKDEHGNNRKEDSSFSQDEEVDESDGIKTGEEEESDEEEEEEQKGDKAEEDSDSDDSIISPQVHRPRQMHVIPEEAAEEEDVDGGGGEKEDSITGSSDQDSIECSDDDIENLLAPQEQTKKVENKQNMDMKPKASCDYEEISQVEQHSPTKSVYHSDSDEFDHFYD, from the exons ATGGCTGCACCGAGGGAGAATTTActgtctattggacatttgACTAGCTGCGAGAGAAACACTTTCACCAGACAAAGAGAGCACTGTCTGAAAAAGAG TACCTATGATTCACTGCTgttgcagagagacagacacct CAGAGCGAtgcacctgcagcagcagtggcagcaccTGAAGGAGAGAGAGCATAAAGCACAGGAACACAACAGACTGCTTCTGCTGCAGTTTGACAAAGCCCAGGACACACTGAGAGAAATGTTGTCCTGCAATGCTGCCATGAAAAACATACGG ATGGAGTATGAGAAGTACCTGGAGGAACGTGTCCCAGAGTGGCAGCAGCAATTCAAGAAGAAATCAGAGGCTTCACAGATGAAG AAAATGGAGGACTGTTTGAGTTCATATCTGAAGAAGACAGAAGCAGAACAAATGGCAAAGTCACCTGCAG GACATCCAAGTTTGCCACAGAAAGTTTCTGCACCTCAAGGGAACAACAATCAAAACAGCCACACAGACCACAACCAAGAGATATCTTATCTTCTCTCTACCTGGCTCACTCACCTGCAATCCCAGACAGCTTGTCTTCCTTTCACAGAGCCCGGTCAACACCAAGGTTCCTCTCATGTCCCTCCAGCTTTCCTGCCACCACCCTCCACCTTCCCTCACCCCCATCACCTGTGGCCAAGGCAGGATCCACCAGACTGGGCTTCCCCTCAGCCCGACCTACCCCGGTCCTGGACTGCAGGAGCTCCAAAGATCCCCTCAGAGTCCGAGGGCCTGTGTGGTCAACTGAACATGGAGGAGTCACCTTGTGAAAGGGAAATAtgctcacacagagagagggttGGTGGAGGCAAGAGCAGTCACTTATCGCAGGAGCTGGACATTAATCCAG TGCGTCTGTGCAGTGGCCATGTGGAGAGcagtgacagtggcagagattTCAGTCAGGCggtcagagagaagaggaagaagaaaacacgaCACGTCTCTTCAGACCAAGGGAGGTGCAGCTCTGAGGA GTCATCTAGGACTTCCAGAGCAATGGTCACCTCTGAAGCCACAAAGGTCCAAAGATCAGAGAGCAGTGGCTCATCACAGAAAAGCAGCACGAGAGGTAGTAAAAGGACAAAGGAGATAAGAGGGGGAAGTGCTGCTGGATCATCATGGAAGGAGGAGGTGGCAAACCAAACGCCTAAGATAGAAGGAAACGGCTCTGAAGAGGAGAGCTTCTCTGCTGCTGGGGAGTCAGTGAGTCACAGTGGGGGATCAACGAGTGAAGATGCAGAGAATAAAAACCCTTATGATCAACCAGAAGACAGAAAGGAGAAATCAGAAAGTGTAGGTGTGAAGTTGGAACATGGAGTTGGAGAAATGGGAACACAGAAGAGTGAACAAAGCagtgcagaagaagaggaagaggcgtGCAAGAACAATCGTGAGGGAGAAGATGGAGATGGTGAGGAAAGGGTGGTCAGTCTAAGCGATGAAGAGCAAGAGGGGAGACCTgtggaagatgatgatgatgaggttcCTGGCAGAAAAAGCACATcaggggaagaagaagagacggGAACCGAGGATGAGATGGATGATCAAGGAGATGATGAAGGCAGGTCAAAAGATGAACATGGTAATAACAGAAAAGAGGATTCTTCCTTCTCTCAGGATGAAGAGGTAGATGAAAGTGATGGGATCAAGACAGGTGAGGAGGAAGAgtctgatgaagaggaggaagaggaacagAAGGGTGACAAAGCAGAGGAGGACAGTGACTCAGATGACAGTATCATCTCACCACAAGTTCACAG ACCAAGACAGATGCATGTTATTCCTGAGGAAGCAGCTGAAGAGGAAGAtgttgatggtggtggtggtgagaaAGAGGATAGTATAACAGGATCTTCAGATCAGGACTCAATTGAATGCAGTGATGATGACATTGAGAATCTCCTTGCACCTCAAGAGCAAACAAAGAAAGT agaaaacaaacagaatatGGACATGAAACCAAAAG CATCTTGTGACTATGAGGAGATTTCTCAAGTGGAGCAGCACAGTCCAACAAAGTCTGTTTACCACAGTGACTCTGATGAGTTTGATCACTTTTATGATTAA